A window of Garciella nitratireducens DSM 15102 contains these coding sequences:
- a CDS encoding D-alanyl-D-alanine carboxypeptidase family protein yields MGKRKIKIISILIIMLLSITGVSVSAQEIVKKEDIQEKEDLAIESKSAVLIDASTGKILFKKNKDEKLPPASITKIMTMLLTIEAVDEGKITLKDQVSISEQASEMGGTQLFLEPGEKRTVEELLIGVAVESANDAAAALGEYIGGNYESFIKMMNDKAKQLGMKNTYFKNANGLPEEGHYSTAYDVALMSKELVKHPKIHQYLTIWMTTLNVGKNDDKMRTLANTNKLLKSYEGLDGIKTGYTSEAKHCLSATAKKGNIRLISVILGAENSKMRFEEAAKLLDYGFTNYEGLNIIEKEEEIQKVSVEKGTMNTLTVVAKDSLNILLKKGEKNNIEKKIILQPNYTAPIKRGEKLGELIIYNEDKEIGKVNLIAKDSIEKSGVFTNYKKILNYWTNPIKE; encoded by the coding sequence ATGGGAAAGAGAAAAATAAAAATTATTTCTATTTTAATTATAATGTTATTGAGTATTACGGGAGTGAGTGTAAGTGCTCAGGAGATAGTAAAAAAAGAAGATATACAAGAAAAAGAAGATTTAGCTATAGAATCTAAGTCAGCTGTATTAATTGATGCTAGTACAGGAAAAATTTTATTTAAAAAAAATAAAGATGAAAAACTACCACCGGCAAGTATTACTAAAATCATGACTATGTTATTAACGATAGAAGCTGTGGATGAAGGAAAAATAACTTTAAAAGATCAAGTTTCTATTAGTGAACAAGCTTCAGAAATGGGTGGAACCCAATTATTTCTTGAACCAGGAGAAAAAAGGACAGTAGAGGAATTACTAATTGGAGTAGCAGTAGAATCTGCCAATGATGCAGCTGCCGCTTTAGGAGAGTATATTGGAGGTAACTATGAGTCTTTTATAAAAATGATGAATGATAAAGCTAAGCAATTAGGAATGAAAAACACTTATTTTAAAAATGCTAATGGTTTACCAGAAGAAGGGCATTATTCTACTGCTTATGATGTCGCTTTGATGTCTAAAGAATTAGTAAAGCATCCAAAGATACATCAATATTTAACCATATGGATGACAACTCTTAATGTAGGAAAAAATGATGATAAAATGAGAACTTTAGCTAATACAAATAAACTTTTAAAAAGTTATGAGGGATTAGACGGAATTAAAACTGGATACACGAGTGAAGCAAAACATTGTCTTTCTGCCACAGCTAAAAAAGGAAATATTCGTCTGATCAGTGTTATATTAGGGGCTGAAAATTCTAAAATGAGATTTGAAGAAGCAGCTAAATTATTAGATTATGGATTTACTAATTATGAAGGGTTAAATATTATAGAAAAAGAAGAAGAAATACAAAAAGTTTCTGTAGAAAAAGGAACAATGAATACTTTAACAGTTGTAGCTAAGGATTCTTTAAATATTTTATTGAAAAAAGGAGAAAAGAATAATATAGAGAAAAAAATTATATTACAACCTAATTATACTGCACCAATAAAAAGAGGTGAAAAATTAGGAGAGTTAATTATTTATAATGAAGATAAAGAGATAGGAAAAGTTAATTTAATTGCAAAAGATTCAATAGAAAAATCAGGAGTTTTTACCAACTATAAAAAAATTTTAAATTATTGGACCAATCCAATCAAAGAATAG
- the lysA gene encoding diaminopimelate decarboxylase — MKIDNNNHFIFSGHDTVELAKKFGTPLYVLSEDIIRKNAIKIIKAFEKENVDFQIIYAGKALLNIAMCYIIKDLNMGLDVVSGGELYTAKKASFPMEKIYFHGNNKSKEELNMAIDLGVGRIVVDSEYELELLNHLCIEKNKKASVLFRINPGIEAHTHKYIQTGQEDSKFGISIKQAKNFIEKARNMQGIIIKGLHCHIGSQILEEYPYKIAAKIMMDLIKELKIKYKLVIEELNLGGGFGIEYLKGDSCFSVEKIVNEILKTIQDQSLKYQVKIPKIIIEPGRYVVGNAGITLYEIGAIKSIPGIRKYVSVNGGMVDNPRTALYDAKYHAVIANKVNEKEKELVSISGKCCESGDMLIWDIPLPVCEPGDILAVLATGAYNYSMASNYNRIPKPPMILLKGSKAEIIVKGETYEDIIRNDKIPTWLLE; from the coding sequence ATGAAAATAGATAACAATAATCATTTTATTTTTTCTGGACATGATACAGTAGAATTAGCTAAAAAATTTGGGACTCCTCTTTATGTTCTTAGTGAGGATATTATTAGAAAAAATGCAATTAAAATTATAAAAGCTTTTGAAAAAGAAAACGTTGATTTTCAAATAATTTATGCAGGGAAAGCATTATTAAATATAGCAATGTGTTATATTATTAAAGACCTAAATATGGGATTGGATGTAGTATCTGGAGGGGAATTGTATACTGCTAAAAAAGCCTCTTTTCCAATGGAAAAAATATATTTTCATGGAAATAATAAATCTAAAGAGGAATTAAATATGGCAATTGATCTAGGGGTAGGGAGAATTGTTGTAGATAGTGAGTATGAATTAGAATTACTAAATCATTTATGTATAGAAAAAAATAAAAAAGCATCTGTATTATTCAGGATTAATCCTGGAATAGAAGCTCATACTCATAAATATATACAAACAGGACAAGAAGATTCAAAATTTGGAATTTCTATAAAACAAGCAAAAAATTTTATTGAAAAAGCAAGAAATATGCAAGGAATTATAATAAAGGGGTTACATTGTCATATAGGATCACAAATATTAGAAGAGTATCCTTATAAAATAGCTGCAAAAATCATGATGGATCTTATAAAAGAATTAAAAATAAAATATAAACTTGTTATTGAAGAATTAAACTTAGGAGGAGGTTTTGGAATTGAATATTTAAAAGGAGATTCTTGCTTTAGTGTAGAGAAAATAGTAAATGAAATATTGAAAACTATTCAAGATCAATCCTTAAAATATCAAGTAAAGATTCCAAAAATTATTATAGAACCTGGAAGATATGTTGTTGGAAATGCAGGGATTACTCTTTATGAGATAGGAGCGATAAAAAGCATACCGGGTATTAGAAAATATGTAAGTGTTAATGGGGGAATGGTAGATAATCCTAGAACGGCATTATATGATGCAAAATATCATGCTGTTATTGCTAATAAAGTAAATGAAAAAGAAAAAGAATTGGTTTCTATTTCAGGAAAATGTTGTGAATCAGGAGATATGTTGATCTGGGATATTCCTTTGCCTGTATGTGAACCGGGCGATATTTTAGCAGTTTTAGCTACTGGAGCATATAATTATTCGATGGCTAGCAATTATAATAGAATTCCTAAACCACCTATGATTTTATTGAAAGGAAGTAAGGCTGAAATTATAGTAAAAGGTGAAACTTATGAAGATATTATAAGAAATGATAAAATACCAACTTGGTTACTAGAATAA
- a CDS encoding CCA tRNA nucleotidyltransferase, whose translation MNENILEKFPNKVKKEVIRLNSIAKEKGYFSYFIGGLVRDWVLKKPIKDIDMVIQGDALEIAKIYGEKYNISVQYFPRFQTAKIPLDDRIFNNIDLISTRKEIYEFPGALPKIIEGNLKDDLYRRDFSINTLCYSLNSFKIIDLFQGEKDIKNKLIRVLYSKSFMDDPTRILRAIRFKNRFEFKYEAYTKEYMIEAINKKAFATISSDRIKKELILCLQEEKVKEILMDFIEFNIIETLFFIKDISENQFIWLEKVCKIIKNKNKVLVILLIVFFNANQESIEKFCDFYQINKDYKKLLISNKEVFLKIKNELKKNNLTPFEIYRLFSSLKEEQIIFLNIYLQEKFFIKKFLEYYVNELRDVHIFITGKDLISLGIPPGPIYDVIFKRVLKNKINLGWKTKEKEIEYIKKHIKEWRE comes from the coding sequence ATGAATGAAAATATATTAGAAAAGTTTCCTAATAAAGTAAAAAAAGAAGTTATTAGGTTGAATTCTATAGCGAAAGAGAAAGGATATTTTTCTTACTTTATAGGTGGACTAGTAAGAGATTGGGTATTAAAAAAGCCTATTAAAGATATTGACATGGTTATTCAAGGAGATGCTTTAGAGATAGCAAAAATTTATGGTGAAAAATATAATATTTCTGTTCAATATTTTCCTAGATTTCAAACAGCAAAAATACCATTGGATGATAGAATTTTTAATAATATAGATCTTATTTCTACTAGAAAAGAAATTTATGAATTTCCAGGTGCGCTTCCTAAGATTATTGAAGGAAATCTTAAAGATGATTTATATAGACGAGATTTTTCTATAAATACTTTATGCTATAGTTTAAATTCTTTTAAAATTATTGATTTATTTCAAGGAGAAAAAGATATAAAAAATAAATTAATTCGAGTGTTATATTCAAAAAGTTTTATGGATGATCCAACTAGGATTTTAAGAGCAATACGTTTTAAAAATCGTTTTGAATTTAAATATGAAGCGTATACTAAAGAATATATGATAGAAGCAATAAATAAAAAAGCGTTTGCAACAATTAGTAGTGATAGAATAAAAAAAGAATTAATACTTTGCTTACAAGAAGAAAAGGTAAAAGAAATATTGATGGATTTTATAGAATTTAACATAATAGAGACTTTATTTTTTATAAAAGATATTTCCGAAAATCAATTTATTTGGCTAGAAAAAGTTTGTAAAATAATAAAAAATAAAAATAAAGTACTTGTTATTTTACTCATTGTTTTTTTTAATGCAAATCAAGAATCCATAGAAAAGTTTTGTGATTTTTATCAAATAAATAAAGATTACAAAAAATTATTAATAAGTAATAAGGAAGTTTTTCTAAAAATAAAAAATGAATTAAAAAAAAATAATTTAACTCCTTTTGAAATTTATAGATTATTTTCTTCATTAAAAGAAGAACAGATTATTTTTTTAAATATATATTTACAAGAAAAATTTTTTATAAAAAAATTCTTGGAATATTATGTTAATGAATTAAGAGATGTTCATATTTTTATAACGGGAAAAGATCTTATTTCTTTAGGAATTCCTCCAGGACCAATTTATGATGTAATTTTCAAAAGAGTTTTAAAAAATAAAATAAATTTAGGTTGGAAGACAAAAGAAAAAGAAATAGAATATATTAAAAAACATATAAAAGAATGGAGAGAATAA
- a CDS encoding site-2 protease family protein, giving the protein MLFFNFIQIIYTIPPILIALTFHEFSHGFIAYKLGDPTAKEKGRLSLNPFRHLDPIGFLMLLFFKFGWAKPVPYNPYYFSNRKRGTFLVALAGPLSNLVLAFLSIIILFVLQPVNGIVSNFFQLLFLYNIIFFIFNLIPIPPLDGFKIIISLLPKTVENLFLKYERFGYLILLILIITDLLDKILLPMIHFVMEKLIFLANIFF; this is encoded by the coding sequence ATGTTATTTTTTAATTTTATACAAATAATATATACGATACCTCCCATATTAATAGCTCTTACTTTTCATGAATTTAGTCATGGCTTTATAGCATACAAGTTAGGAGATCCTACTGCAAAAGAAAAGGGACGACTTAGTTTAAATCCTTTTAGACATCTTGATCCAATAGGTTTTCTTATGCTTTTATTTTTTAAATTTGGTTGGGCAAAACCAGTACCTTATAATCCATACTATTTTTCAAATAGAAAAAGAGGAACATTTTTAGTTGCTTTAGCAGGTCCTTTATCAAATTTAGTATTAGCTTTCTTATCTATTATAATTCTTTTTGTTCTTCAACCTGTTAATGGAATTGTTTCTAACTTTTTTCAATTGCTTTTTCTTTATAATATTATATTTTTTATTTTTAATTTAATACCAATACCTCCTTTAGATGGATTTAAAATAATTATAAGTTTACTTCCTAAAACTGTGGAAAATTTATTTTTGAAATATGAGAGATTTGGGTATTTAATTTTATTAATATTAATTATAACAGATTTATTGGACAAAATTTTATTACCAATGATTCACTTTGTTATGGAGAAACTTATATTTTTAGCAAATATATTTTTTTAA
- a CDS encoding segregation and condensation protein A, with translation MSYKITLDSFQGPLDLLLHLIEKNKVDIYDIPISEITNQYMEYLNQWRKLNLDVASEFLVMAATLLEMKSKLLLPNDKIEEQLMIEEADPRQELIKKLLEYKKYKKISLYFKKRGEKEEKIIYKDPEYFPQFNVQKTDIQLDVDLLYKTYKKILSKRNLLKNKKNFHEIKKDIYTVENKMKEIINIVNKLSFVKFSTLFYQSNSKNELITIFLAILELIKRKKVHIRQKYLFDDFYILQIKEE, from the coding sequence ATGTCATATAAAATAACTTTAGATTCGTTTCAAGGTCCATTAGATTTACTATTGCATTTAATAGAAAAAAATAAAGTTGATATTTATGATATACCAATTTCAGAAATTACCAATCAATATATGGAATATCTTAATCAATGGCGTAAATTAAATCTTGATGTTGCTAGTGAATTTTTGGTCATGGCGGCAACTTTATTAGAAATGAAATCTAAGTTATTATTACCAAATGATAAGATAGAAGAACAATTGATGATAGAAGAAGCTGATCCTAGACAAGAATTAATAAAAAAATTACTGGAGTATAAAAAATATAAAAAGATTAGTTTATATTTTAAAAAAAGAGGAGAAAAAGAAGAAAAAATTATATATAAAGATCCTGAATATTTTCCACAATTTAATGTACAAAAAACAGATATTCAGTTAGATGTAGATTTATTATATAAAACATATAAAAAAATTTTAAGCAAAAGAAATTTATTAAAAAACAAAAAAAATTTTCATGAAATTAAAAAGGATATATATACTGTAGAAAATAAAATGAAAGAAATCATTAATATTGTAAATAAATTAAGTTTTGTTAAATTTAGTACTCTATTTTATCAATCTAATTCTAAAAATGAATTAATTACTATTTTTTTAGCTATTTTAGAATTAATAAAACGAAAAAAAGTGCATATACGTCAAAAATATCTATTTGATGATTTCTATATTCTACAAATCAAAGAAGAATAA
- the scpB gene encoding SMC-Scp complex subunit ScpB, with the protein MEIKKKQAIIEGLLFAAGEAVSIKEIARILKQNVKETEKIIKEMQDLFNKEERGIQIKRIGEKYQLATKEEYYDYIKKIMIPKTSSGLSKAALETLAIIAYKQPVTRMEIESIRGVKCEKSIQTLMDKSLIKDVGRLDSPGKPILYGTTEDFLRYIGIESLDQLPNSEINLEEDGQIIE; encoded by the coding sequence ATGGAAATAAAAAAAAAGCAAGCTATCATTGAAGGACTCCTTTTTGCTGCTGGAGAAGCTGTTTCTATAAAAGAAATTGCTAGAATTTTAAAACAAAATGTTAAAGAAACAGAAAAAATAATAAAGGAAATGCAAGATTTATTTAATAAGGAAGAAAGAGGAATACAAATAAAAAGAATAGGAGAAAAATATCAATTAGCAACAAAAGAGGAATATTATGATTATATAAAAAAAATTATGATTCCTAAAACAAGTTCTGGGCTTTCGAAAGCTGCATTAGAAACCCTTGCTATTATAGCATATAAACAGCCTGTCACAAGAATGGAAATCGAATCCATAAGAGGAGTAAAATGTGAAAAATCTATACAAACTTTAATGGATAAATCTTTAATCAAAGATGTTGGAAGACTTGATAGTCCTGGAAAACCTATTCTTTATGGAACAACAGAAGACTTTTTAAGATATATTGGAATTGAATCTTTAGATCAATTGCCTAACAGTGAGATAAATTTGGAAGAAGACGGACAAATAATAGAATAA
- a CDS encoding DUF2953 domain-containing protein yields the protein MIRLIFIVFILIFILYSMPICIEINYKQKNRKNQSDVYIIILSGLIRYKLDLTFPENKLINAKKKLNYHFIEKEDQNIMQNFNQFIHQFQKNYQILKGILKYFLDKIKIQKLYLNIEYSLENAALIGIISGILYFIESKIFISIFRYKNIKDCKIKNNPLFRQQNMIQIDFSCIIQFKLGHIINGSIKSLILYKRR from the coding sequence ATGATTAGATTGATTTTTATTGTATTTATTTTGATTTTTATACTATATTCAATGCCGATATGTATAGAAATAAACTATAAACAAAAAAATAGGAAAAATCAATCAGATGTATACATTATTATATTATCTGGATTGATTCGATATAAATTAGATTTAACTTTTCCAGAAAATAAACTAATAAATGCAAAAAAGAAATTAAACTATCATTTTATAGAAAAAGAAGATCAAAATATTATGCAGAATTTTAATCAATTTATACATCAGTTTCAAAAAAATTATCAAATACTTAAAGGAATCCTAAAATATTTTTTAGATAAAATAAAAATTCAAAAATTATATTTAAATATAGAGTATAGTTTAGAAAATGCAGCTTTAATTGGAATTATATCAGGAATACTCTATTTTATTGAATCAAAAATATTTATTTCAATTTTTAGATATAAAAATATAAAGGATTGTAAAATTAAAAATAATCCTTTATTTAGACAACAAAATATGATACAAATTGATTTTTCTTGTATAATTCAATTTAAATTAGGTCACATTATTAATGGAAGTATAAAATCATTAATTTTATATAAAAGGCGGTGA
- the ytfJ gene encoding GerW family sporulation protein has product MDGHPIEGLMKTTMESIKDMVDVNTIVGDAVETPDGTVIIPISKVGFGFASGGGEYDQKSEKNQSDSSEDEFPFAGGAGAGVSIQPVAFMVVGQGQIRLLPVDQNTIVERIIDLTPQLINEIKNMMNKKDNNIQNPNNM; this is encoded by the coding sequence ATGGATGGACATCCAATTGAAGGATTGATGAAGACAACGATGGAAAGTATAAAAGATATGGTAGATGTAAATACAATTGTCGGAGATGCAGTAGAAACACCTGATGGGACAGTGATTATTCCTATTTCAAAAGTGGGATTTGGGTTTGCTTCAGGTGGTGGAGAATATGATCAAAAATCAGAAAAAAATCAGTCAGATTCTTCTGAAGATGAGTTTCCTTTTGCAGGAGGTGCAGGAGCTGGTGTATCAATACAGCCGGTTGCTTTTATGGTAGTAGGGCAAGGACAGATACGATTGTTGCCTGTAGATCAAAATACTATAGTGGAAAGAATAATTGATCTTACACCTCAGTTAATAAATGAAATAAAAAATATGATGAATAAAAAAGATAATAATATACAAAATCCTAATAATATGTGA
- a CDS encoding D-alanyl-D-alanine carboxypeptidase family protein — MTTLKNLIKKILFFIFIFIFILSIQITSASNLNISCESAIVIEQNTGRILYSKNIDRKRAMASTTKIMTAIVAIENGHLDDIITISQNAAEIEGSSIYLEANEHLTLEELLYGLMLRSGNDAAYAIAEYIGGGNVEKFINMMNRKAEEIGANNTHFMNPHGLHDKQHYTTAHDLAKITAYAMKNETFKKIISTKNKTISWENHEWNRSLTNKNKMLWNYQGGNGVKTGYTTDAGKCFVSSAFRNNIQLIAVVLKSNDIWKDATALLDYGFDHYKPYKVISKEDYLKSISVIEGTKDRIRTYSKKDVIIPIRKEEKDKIQVKIVLPEEIQAPVMREQIVGKLEVYVNNEKIDSTDIYVKDSIQKKSVQNMFEKFINHWVG, encoded by the coding sequence GTGACAACATTGAAAAATTTAATTAAAAAAATATTATTTTTTATATTTATTTTTATATTTATTTTGTCCATACAAATTACATCGGCCTCAAATTTGAATATATCATGTGAATCTGCAATTGTAATTGAACAAAATACAGGAAGAATATTATATTCAAAAAATATAGATCGAAAACGGGCTATGGCAAGTACTACAAAAATAATGACAGCTATCGTTGCAATTGAAAATGGTCATTTAGATGATATTATAACTATAAGTCAAAATGCTGCAGAAATTGAAGGGTCCTCTATTTATTTAGAAGCAAATGAACACTTAACTTTAGAAGAACTATTATATGGGCTTATGCTACGTTCTGGAAATGATGCAGCATATGCGATTGCAGAATATATTGGTGGAGGAAATGTAGAAAAATTTATTAATATGATGAATAGAAAAGCAGAAGAAATAGGTGCTAACAATACACATTTTATGAATCCCCATGGATTGCATGATAAACAACATTATACAACAGCTCATGACTTAGCAAAAATTACAGCATATGCAATGAAAAATGAAACTTTTAAAAAAATTATATCTACTAAAAATAAAACCATATCCTGGGAAAATCATGAATGGAATCGTTCGTTGACAAATAAAAATAAAATGCTTTGGAATTATCAAGGAGGAAATGGAGTAAAAACAGGATATACTACTGATGCTGGAAAATGTTTTGTTTCTTCTGCTTTTCGAAATAATATACAGCTAATTGCTGTAGTCTTAAAATCTAATGATATTTGGAAAGATGCTACAGCACTTTTAGATTATGGATTTGATCATTATAAACCTTATAAAGTGATTTCAAAAGAGGATTATCTAAAAAGTATTTCTGTAATAGAAGGCACAAAAGATAGAATAAGAACATATAGCAAAAAAGATGTAATAATTCCTATAAGAAAAGAAGAAAAAGATAAGATACAAGTAAAAATAGTTTTGCCTGAGGAGATTCAAGCTCCTGTAATGAGAGAGCAAATAGTTGGAAAATTAGAAGTTTATGTTAATAATGAAAAAATTGATTCAACTGATATTTATGTAAAAGACAGCATTCAGAAAAAGAGTGTACAAAACATGTTTGAAAAATTTATTAATCATTGGGTTGGATAA
- a CDS encoding pseudouridine synthase, producing the protein MRLQKFLAYCGIGSRRKCEQYIKEGKVKVNGQIIKQLGFKIDPEKDNIEFNHSPIQMYEKKVYILLNKPVGYITTVKDQFHRKTVMTLVNNINERIYPIGRLDYNTEGLLLMTNDGTLTYCLTHPKYEIEKEYIAWLKGIPSKEKINAFKNGLKIEDYITFPTDFTILKKNRGNALVKIIIHEGRNRQIRKMCDKIGHPVISLKRIRIGKILLGDLPTGKWRYLTNIEKNYLLSIKNKK; encoded by the coding sequence ATGAGATTACAAAAGTTTTTAGCCTATTGTGGAATTGGATCAAGAAGAAAATGTGAGCAATATATAAAAGAAGGAAAAGTAAAAGTAAATGGACAAATAATAAAACAATTAGGATTCAAAATAGATCCAGAAAAAGATAACATAGAATTTAATCATTCTCCAATTCAGATGTATGAAAAAAAAGTATATATTTTATTAAATAAACCTGTAGGATATATTACTACAGTTAAGGATCAATTTCATCGCAAAACTGTCATGACACTTGTAAATAATATAAATGAAAGAATCTATCCTATAGGTCGTTTGGATTATAATACAGAAGGATTGTTACTTATGACAAATGATGGTACTTTAACATATTGCTTGACACATCCCAAGTATGAGATTGAAAAAGAATATATAGCATGGTTGAAAGGAATACCTTCCAAAGAAAAAATAAATGCATTTAAAAATGGCCTAAAAATAGAAGATTATATTACTTTTCCAACAGATTTCACTATTTTAAAAAAAAATAGAGGAAATGCTTTAGTAAAAATAATTATTCACGAAGGAAGAAATAGGCAAATTAGAAAAATGTGTGATAAAATTGGACATCCTGTTATTTCTTTAAAAAGAATTAGAATAGGAAAAATCTTATTAGGAGATTTACCCACAGGAAAATGGAGATATTTAACCAATATTGAAAAAAATTATTTATTATCGATTAAAAATAAGAAATAG
- the speE gene encoding polyamine aminopropyltransferase: MEMWFTEKQTENVGITCKTEKTLYMETTQYQEIALIQTLQFGRMLVLDGTVQTTENDEFIYHEMITHVPLFTHPFPKNILVVGGGDGGAVREIVKHPSVQKVTLVEIDGKVIEVSKNFLPTISCALENPKVEVLVEDGIQYVKKHKNKFDVILIDSTDPIGAAVGLFSKEFYKAIYESLKEDGLFVAQTESPFFNKELISKVYQDIKIIFPITKLYLCAIPTYPSGFWSFTMGSKKYDPLKIDENKIINIDTKYYTREIHKSAFSLPKFVKDLLK, from the coding sequence ATGGAAATGTGGTTTACAGAAAAACAAACTGAAAATGTTGGGATAACTTGTAAAACAGAGAAAACTTTATATATGGAAACAACACAATATCAAGAAATAGCTCTAATTCAAACATTACAATTTGGCAGGATGTTAGTTTTAGATGGTACAGTTCAAACAACAGAAAATGATGAATTCATTTATCACGAAATGATAACACACGTTCCTTTATTTACTCATCCATTTCCTAAAAATATATTAGTAGTGGGAGGAGGAGATGGAGGCGCTGTTCGTGAAATAGTAAAGCACCCTAGTGTGCAAAAGGTTACTTTAGTTGAAATTGATGGTAAAGTTATAGAAGTAAGTAAAAATTTTCTTCCTACTATAAGTTGTGCATTAGAGAATCCAAAAGTAGAAGTATTAGTAGAAGATGGAATCCAATATGTAAAAAAGCATAAAAATAAATTTGATGTAATTTTAATAGATTCTACCGATCCAATAGGAGCAGCAGTGGGATTATTTTCTAAAGAATTTTATAAAGCAATTTATGAATCATTAAAAGAAGATGGATTATTTGTTGCACAAACAGAATCTCCTTTTTTTAATAAGGAGCTTATTTCAAAAGTATATCAAGATATAAAAATAATTTTTCCTATTACAAAGTTATATTTATGTGCTATACCTACTTATCCTAGCGGATTTTGGAGTTTTACGATGGGCTCAAAAAAATATGACCCTTTAAAAATAGATGAAAATAAAATAATAAATATTGATACAAAATATTATACAAGAGAAATTCATAAAAGCGCATTTTCTTTACCAAAATTTGTAAAAGATTTATTAAAATAA
- the speB gene encoding agmatinase — MGIIKDNLDNNHSNFIGSINDYAKSDIVIIGAPMDYTASFKPGSRFAPQKIRELSWELETYSPYLDRDLQDKKYFDYGDLEFPFGNVSKSLEIIGKATKELLHDHKIPIFLGGEHLISLPIIKEMVSFYENDVVILHFDAHTDLRETYIEESNSHATVMRHVSKFINSKNIYQFGIRSGLKEEFKWAKKYTNLFFAEVVQPLESILNKIEKKNIYITIDIDVLDPAFAPGTGTPESGGITSKELLRAIHALKDFNIIGMDLVEVLPLCDVGDITSVTACKVIRECILSFL, encoded by the coding sequence ATGGGAATTATCAAAGATAATTTAGATAATAATCATTCCAATTTTATTGGAAGTATTAATGATTATGCTAAATCAGATATTGTAATCATAGGAGCTCCAATGGATTATACCGCTAGTTTTAAACCTGGCTCAAGATTTGCTCCTCAAAAAATTAGAGAATTATCTTGGGAATTAGAAACTTACAGCCCTTACCTAGATAGAGATTTGCAAGATAAAAAATATTTTGATTATGGAGATTTAGAGTTTCCTTTTGGAAATGTTTCAAAAAGTCTTGAAATAATAGGAAAAGCTACTAAGGAATTATTACATGATCATAAAATTCCTATTTTTTTGGGAGGAGAACATTTAATTAGTTTACCTATTATTAAAGAAATGGTATCTTTTTATGAAAATGATGTTGTTATTCTTCATTTTGATGCTCATACTGATTTAAGAGAAACATATATAGAAGAAAGTAATTCTCATGCTACAGTAATGAGACATGTATCAAAATTCATTAATTCTAAGAATATTTATCAATTCGGAATTAGATCAGGTTTAAAAGAAGAATTTAAATGGGCTAAAAAATATACAAATCTTTTCTTTGCTGAAGTTGTTCAACCCTTAGAGTCTATACTTAATAAAATAGAAAAAAAAAATATTTATATAACAATTGATATTGATGTATTAGATCCTGCCTTTGCGCCCGGAACGGGAACTCCAGAATCGGGTGGAATTACTTCAAAAGAATTATTAAGGGCAATTCATGCATTAAAAGATTTTAATATAATTGGAATGGATTTAGTAGAGGTATTACCTCTATGTGATGTAGGAGATATTACTTCGGTTACTGCTTGTAAAGTTATTCGAGAATGTATTCTTTCATTTCTATAA